ACAAAGTAGACCTAATTGAGAAACCAGATCCATCTCTCCTAGCCCAAAAATCAACTTGTGATCAGAAAAACATTCAAACCTAATCGGTTGAAGATAGAATAGTCGTGATCACATAAATTATGTTGATGAGTGCTCAATTATTCTCAAGACCATGAGTACGGTAATATAAAGATTAATGTAAGCATTGAGAAAAAAATATCTTTCTGCAGCATAAAAAATTTTGCTCTGTACAATATGAACTACATTGAATTGTTGCTGAAACCTTTTTTGGTGTAGAATAATACTTAGATTGATTGTTCTATTCATGTGGTGAACTCATTGCAACCCATCCACATACACCGCTGAACAGGGGGCAGCACTGAATTAAAACATGCATTGCCATTTACTTTCCCTTCATGTTCCCCCGAGCCTCGACTGCCACCAAGGCAAGTTTTACCTCCTGATGCAATGCAAAAAGAGAGCTTGTGGAATAAAGAAAAAGCACTCCCAATCTTATAAACCCGTACTGAGCCGCTAAGCAGGAAGGTCCAGGGAGCTAATTTAGATGGACAATACCAGGCTCTGTGTTCACCATGTCCTGAGCCTCGTTTATTACGTACGTTGCTGTGTGCTTAAGGTATAGAAGCTAAGCCAACCtatttaaatgtaaaacatTATGGGCCAGGAACGAATAACCAAATTCTGAAATCCAACTACAATCCAAGATATGCCCTACATCGATGAGTTGTCCCTGTAGCATTCACTCAGAGGTTCCCTAGATACAAGGGCTGCTGATGGATTACAATCAATTTAAAAGTATTCCATCAAGTATTCTTGATGGTATTCCATCAATCAAAAGTATTCCCCAATTCATGACATTGATGCCAAAATCGACTACTAGCTACGACACTACCAGCATAGGGACTAAAATATAGACAACATGATTATATTCCAATTAACCCGCACTTAAACATATATAATGACCTGCCATCAGGTGTTTCACATGTCAGGCCATGAGCCTCAAACCACAGGGTTTCTTACTGGATGATCGACTGAACCTTACCCTGATTCTGACACTATTCATGAGCATATTGCAGGGCCAAGAGCAATGAAGGATTTTGTATTTTCAGTGATGTCACGCTGGTTTCACGCTTTAGACCCATCGAATCAACTTAATTGACGGTTTTCAGGCCACGAAGTGCAGAGTGAAGCCAAAGACCATGACCAGAGAAGATTATAAAGTAATGCTTTACAGACAACCTCTTTTGAGAAACTGGGCGCAGTTGTAAAACCCACAACTTAATAGGCAGTACTACAAACAAAAAGGCTGGAGTATAATGGTGTAAGCTTATTCAAGAAATGTTAACTTGGTTTCATTGAATTTTGTACATTTGAAATTGTGCTGTTAAATGCTTGAACCAAAATAAAGTTTGTTTTGGGTGTAGGATCTTGTCAAAACGTACAACAACATATATAGTAAAATGACAGACAATGTACTGAGGTGCTTTACGACTTaattttattgtgttcatgtcgGATGGGAGCATGATAAAACATGCGCCATGTGTTGAACACAACAGAATACCGTCTCCGACAAAGTTATAAACACCTGAAAACCATGTTTCGACCTCCAATCAGAATATACAAGTTATATAAATTAACCTTTCCATCTGTACAAttggaggagcaagaggaggtATTGGGAGGGTTTGCATTTTGCAAAAATTCAACTTTAAGAGTAAACTTTAAGAACATttctcacacaaaaacacaaaaacattttgAGTTAGTCATTTGAAAATATTCACCAGAAAACAGCAAAAAATGTGTTGTTATTGAACACATGTTTCACAGATCTTACAACCAAGTTAAAAACTACACATTGCATTAAGATtatatttttataacatttctCCGTTCATTTCATGTCATGACGAGAAAGAACATTTTGTTTCACAGACCAGTTATTGGATTTGTAATACCCATCATACCCTTTAGGTATGTGCATGTTGCTAACCCACAGCTACACTTAAAAGGAgccttattataccaccaggtgagagtgtgattagccattacaagccgtttcaagTTCGGCCATTTCTtgtgccttagtgacatcacaagtgggggtGTCAACCTAGGTGGACacccccacttgtgatgtcactaaggcacagAAAAGGGGCAGACTTTCAGCAGCtggtaatggctaatcacaaaCACTCAAGGTATAATAGGGTCCCTTTGAAATATTTGTCGGAATATGCGTGTGCTGCATCTGCTCTTAGATACAGCACTTAGATTAAACAACATATCAGGGAAATGTTGTCTCCAAATATATTCGATTTACTGTTAAATCTTTCTCTACTCCCCAGCTAGATGAGAACCTGCCAAATCCATAACTTACAGCATGATCCCACGACACCTTAGTCACTAGCGCGTTCCTCATTGGCCGTCGTCAGTAAGGTGCTCTGGCCAGTACTGGTCTTGCATGTAGTGGTCAATGGAGACTGGTCCTGGTTGTGGCAACTCCTCGCTCTTACTGGTTTTGCTCCACAGCTCGCTCTCCATCTCATTCTCCACCAGCTTGTAGATGTGCAGAGCTGCCAGGGCATCTTCTACCGAGCAGTGGCCTTTCCTCCCACTCTGGTGAAGCAAAGACACACCATAGCCCTTTAAAGTCGAGCCAAGATCCGGCTGGGAAGTTGTTGCGAGTGAACACAACCTTCCGATAAACAGTGGCCTGAATAAACTGTGGGTCATCATAGCAGAGGCGGCTCTTCCGAGCACGTCAATAAACCTGGAAACTCGCTTATTCTCTGGGCGGTCTCATGGGGGCATAACGAAACTGGCCAACGCACACGCAAACGGTTCAGGGTGGATGGAAACGAGGTACGGCAGAGGAGGAAAAAAGGAACCCCCCGTGTGGCAGTTTTGAGTCATCACAGCCACACTTTTTCTAAACTGGGATACTCATTAAATACAAAGCAAATCACAATGATGACTCTCAACAAAAAGAGAGGCCGTGCTTGTCTTTGTTTTCCCTTCAGGCTTCACTAACCTAGTGCTGTCCAGTGTTAGAGTCTGATGTTGTTGCTGTTTAGGGCTCAACATGTTTGGCCAGTTCGACTAGCATGAGAAATGTGCCCCCAGCAAAGCCGTCACATTTTTAAATGCAGAATCTGTAAAGTTCAGGCACGCCTGGTAATCTGCCTTACAGGTTATTTTGTAgctgttttttatatatttctattttttattttttttgcttttaataAGGGGGGCAGCTTTGCCTTGAGATACTACCCTGGTTTTATAAAATGGTAACCTTAATACAAAAACTTGACCAAAAATGATGCCCGTAAACCACGTAACGAACCAGACCATGACTTATCTGACACGCCCAGCATCCCACCAAAGTAAGGCCGAAATTCCTTGAGCACATGATTAGTGTTTGTCTGTTAGCCAACTGACCTGGATGCTCCGGTCCAGGAGCTTGCTGGCCAGGATCTTCAGTGAGAGGCAGCGGTTGTGGGGGAAGCCCGCCAGCTTCCTGACGTGGCGACTGCTGCCCACATCACGGACCATGTGACACGGATGGCACATGTCCAAGGCCTTGAAGTCGTTGTAGATGGAGTGTCCCACGATCACCTTGCCCTCCAGCATGCAGAGAATCTAGAGAAAAGAGgcaaacaaaaaatgtatactTCTGTAAATTCATGTCAGGTTAGCAAGTGACTTTAGAGGAAGTGGTAGAaggaaaaagaacaaaaaaaattacaataTTGTGCATTATCATTATCTATTAACTTAAGAGCATCAAAAATGCCGGCAGAATACAGCAGTGAATGTGGCAGCCTCTTGCATGAGGCCCAAAGTCAAGCTGAAGACCTTTCTTGGACGTATCGgacataattattataattttcaAAGTCAAAGATTAAAGATGGCAATCAATGCATGATGGCATAGGAacatcagagagacagagggagacccAGACCGAGGCGGTCAGACATACGGCCGCCCTCACCTCTTCCCGGGCCTCGGCAAAGGGTACGGCCTTCAGGAGGTGGTGCCTCTGGATGCCGCTCCAGCGCGTCCGGTAGTCGGTGACGGGCTGACAGGGGCTGATGTATTTGTCGTAGAGCACGCTACCGCTGTAGTCCAGGATGCTGCAACGGGCCAACTCGCTGCAGCGTCCCCGGGGCCCCGTGCCGACCATCTCGCAGTCCAGGGACACCAGCAGCGCTGGGGACGGGCAGAGCGACGGGGAGCTGCGCCCGCTCACCGGGGGACTGGCCTCGGACGAGAAGCCGCTGTCCGACTCCCAGCGCTCGCCGAGAGCCGGGCCCGCCCCCGGGCGCTGGGCTACTTTGTGGTGAAGGGATGAGGTCGAGGCCTGGGACCCGCGGAACTCCTGCCCGCTCTCGGCCTCGTCAGCCCTTGTAGCGCCCAAGCTGAGGGTGCTCGGGAAACAGGCTGGGCTTTTTTTGACCATGGTGTTAATTTCAAGGCTTTCTGGGTGAAATTCGGTTCTCTTCCTCTTCAAGCTGGCGGATTTACTTTTCCACTGGCGTTTGCGGTTTGGTTTGGCGGTCTCGGCCACTCCAAGCATCATGGTTTTCCTGCATAAATCTCTATAGTTATTGGGAGAAGATGTGTGAAGGGTTCCACTCCGATTTGACGATGCATCCATTGATCAGTCGGTGCAACTGGTAATGGAGTCATATCTGCAGACAATAAGAGacaattttattaaaaaaggtTCAATGATAAACAAACTTTGCTTTAGTCACAATATTAGATATAGAACAGTATTCTCTTGCCTTTTTAACCGGTACACAGCAgctaaaaaatgttttgttaagAGTTGGCACAAAACAAGTTTAGCTTGTACACTTAAGTCTAAAGTGTTAGTTTAACTGTATAAACAGTGAGACTAACAGTTACTAACCATTCACTTCATGCACCTTATTTTACTTAAATGTCTGGGACATGCATGAGCTTTACCTACTCACATTTGGAGAGCAGCTCTAGTATAGCTACTGTATATGCTCTTGGGTGCATTGAATACATTTACACTTCCagtcaaaacatttaaaatgaccTACTTTTAAAAGCATTTCATGGCCCTTATAAGTAATATTGCATTGGCCGAACCTCCCTGTGATAAGGCTACAATAGTATTGCTAAGAAAGGTAGAATATATGATCTAATATTTACCATTGTGAAAAATATAATACTAAACTTAAATTTCATAATTGGATTTCCATGAAAGATTTCAGGGAAAGCCATGAAGTGCATAATTATGAGGTATGGGATATTGTACGGTCCATTTCAAACGTAATGAAGTAGGGAAGTCTTAAATTGATTATAATGTTTGGTAACACAAAATGTATCTCGATCTGAATCAACAGAGAACTGACAATATTGGAGATGTAACGTACAAACTCAAGTAACGGAGTTATGTAGCACTGGGACGCTGTTCCTTTACATTACATGTGCATGAACCTAAATTGAGCTACGGCGTGAGGTTTAGTGTAGAGGCCGAAAATAGAGTCAACGCTGACTGTGACAAAGCATGTAACCGTAAGTGGCAGCTGAGAGTGGCTGACAGCGAGGTAGAGTCCGGAGTCGGACCCATGGACCAACTAAGCGGGGGGCTTGGGCTGCTCACGAGGCCTTGACGAGCTTCAAGCTAGGAGGCCGAGGAGATAGCGCCCCAACCCTTTACCCGTACTGTTGTTCAACCAGAAGGGTGAAGACACTCTGCTGCAACAGTTTAGACAATGAATGTAAGAGAAATAAGGTTTTGGTATTGTATCCCTGGCGATTGCCCCATGGTATGCTAGCTCTTGACACAAACAGAAAAGCTACGGGTACAAAGCTTGAAGACGCATACAATAAGGATCATCTAACATATTTgatcatatctatatatacaaacGAAACATCGCCTACATGTTTTCTACCAGGTGTAATTTAGACATAAAGGGTCATACCGTTCTCGGAACACGTGTAAACAGCGAAGATCAGGACCGTTCGTGCTCTTTGCTTCGCTTGCTTGAAGTGTGGCATGTGCCATATAGACTGCTTTTGCTGCCACCTTTCGTACCGGAGTAGCATTGCACATATAgatttaataaatataaatcaacCACTGAACAAAAAAATCTGCACATTTCGCGAACCCGAACCAATATGACAGCACTAGAGTACAATTGCCGCCATTAACTCTTTAGTTGATATCCATGAACACCAAGGTTACTAAATACATATTTAGTTGTGGAGGAAATTGCCTTCTATTGTGTGGAAAAAAAACCATTATGATTAAAGGGAATGATATCGGGGCCTCAACCAATCATTTGGCTTAATTTAGTGTTTGGGAATTTAGACCATTATAATACCAGATAACAAAGAATGTAATAAATCCACCCATGCAGAAATGAATACTGTTCTGAATATATATGACATGAATGAATCTGATTCGATACTTTGCCAAGTATATAGATCCAGATAATCTGAATTGAGCCAAGAAATGTAATGGTACCTAATTTTTATGAACCCCGGCCATCTGAGCCAACCTCAGTTTGcacaaattcaaataaaaagagcaTCCTCTAACTCAATCTCTACAACAGACGTGAGCTAAACATATATTGTAGAAAACACCACCCGATTCTCGTGTACTCTTTCATTGAGGCATGGTCGAGAATATGCAAGCCTTACATGGTGCAGGGATGGTAAGGCTTCGAGACTGGTTGGAACTTGAAGGGATATCTCTTAAGGTTCCTTAACTGTACAAGATCATGGAGACTAATGTGACCAGCCATAAACTCCACTACAGTAGGTGGTGCTGTATGCACATTTTCAGGTGGTAGCAACTTTCCTTTTGAGTGAAATCCTCTGCATGCACTGTTAAATAGTccctacaaaatgcatacagtAGAAAATGTGTACTCTTTGCCTCACCAACCATACCAAGTTCACATTTATTTCCAATTTACCCATCAAGAAGGtggttttatttgtattgtgccATTGAATCATTATTCACATTTTAGTTGTACAATTAATGTAAAGTATTTCTGGAATATTCTGTAAGCTGCCATATACCAAAATGTGCTATAAAAATAAAGCCTGTTTAAAGTCAGATTTTAACTAATAATCAAAAAAAAGGAGGATGTAACAAACGCCAAATTATTCCAATTAACCCAACATTCTTTCGAGTTTTGTGGgccttttatttccataatcctTCCAATGTACAAAAACAAAGACTTAGtacaaaataaacatcaaaTCACCATTACCAATACCCCTTGTCAAGAAGATGACAACAAAAAGCTAAAAAGAGATAAATGAGTGGAACGGCGTTTAACCAAAGTGCAGCATTCAGAGGTGTAGTAGACAGACTGGGGGGGGAAACCAAACATAAAAACTCAAATTTGCTGCCAACTGTCCCTGTTTAAAACTAATTTGTTGTTTGACTTTGGAACAGACAGGCCCGGGCCACACATTATTCTCAACCTACCACAGTATTTCCAATAGCATCCAAAGACCCCCAAAAAAAAGGGAAGTTTGGCGAGGCATTCTGACTTGGCTTTTAGAGCATTCTGTAGTTCACTACAAAACTGGAATATAATTAAGTTCTTCCTTAAGGACTTCCTCGGCTCCTCACAACGGACCACggggttctggggggggggggttgtggttcCATTCTGATGGAGGTTTATAGCTCagtgctcttcttcttcttgggctcCTCTGCTGTCACTAGGGGATTGgtggcctccttcttcaggtAGGCCAGGAAATCGCTCACCTCTCGTCCTCCCTGGAGCCAGAGCACAGATGGAAACCATCAgttaaaacaaatgcacactgacgcatacagacacagacacattacaaaaaaacatttacaaaccTCATATTTCCTTGGGTTCTGTTTCTCTCCGGCCGGCACAAAGAATAATGTGGGGAATCTGTTGACATTATAAGGAGATAAAAATGATGAGTccaagaggaagggaggaatgatctaattaattaaatatccATCACTGCACTAAATCCAGGCTGAGGCTGGAGCCACACTCACCCTCTGACGTCATACTGGGAGGGAACATCATTGGCTGTGGCATCCATCTTGGCGATTACCACATGGGGATCATTGGCCACCTGTCATTGCGGAAGAGGGAAACCATTGGTCGTttttaacacacgcacacattaacaAATATTCCCAAACATGTCAAATCAAAAAAGTGATGATGTTCTTATAACAGCTTGTTGCAAGAGTACATGGATAATATGTTAAAGAACTCTACCTAGGCCAAACAATAATAACAGGTTGTTAATTAGGCCAGACAGTTTTTTCCTTCACCTTCTCTTGAAAAGTGCTTGTGCTGTGCAgtcatttccttttcatttgCAAGGCATACAAACCATATTTAGTTTAATTCCGATGCGTTCAAAGCCATGGCTCTTAATTGGTACTCCAGTGTTACCAAATGAATACACTGAATATCGCATACTTTCCGAGATTTTTGATTTGATATGCCAATGTCAGCATTGACCCAATACCCGCACGCAACACATACACGCCATCGCgcctcaccttctctcccagtTCCTTGTACTTGGGCTCCAGGCTCTTGCAGTGGCCGCACCATGGAGCGTAGAACTCAATCAGAACATCCTTGGTCTCGTCATTGACAATGGCGTCGAAGTTCTCGGCAACAAGAACCTAGAGGGCGTCAGGGAAAAGGTGGTCGTGGTCAATGGAGACTgataagaaaaaaatagaacTGTTAAAGGCCGCCTGAAGTTCTTAGCATGGACTACTGTGAAAGTTGATGGCAAGAAGTTTCAAAAGATAACAAATATTCTTGATTTGATAATTCCCTTCACTAAATATAAGAACAGTTTGGAAGCTGCACGAGGGGAAGAAGAGCGATAAAATTACAGCTCTACAGAATATTATTTACATAATAGAAGATGCCAATTCGCTCACCTTCACTGGGCCGTCGTTGTTCTCTGGGATTGGCTCAGACTTGAGGTAGCGCTTGAGATTGCCATCGAAGTAGTCTTGCAGGAAGCGCTCGAGGGCCTTTCCGTCACGTCTAAGAGAAGCAAATGGCATCATTCAAATAATCTGCTCTGGAAATCTGCTTCCTGGAAACAACTTTAAGAACAGGTTGCAACAGAGAGATCAAAAACACAAGAAGTCTTAAGTGCATCTAAGAAACCATTTCCGTATTATTCAGTTTACATTGTCAATATGAGTAACTTATCTTTTATATTTCCGTGGCATTTATCCAGGAAATTAAACGATGAAATATTGTACAAACATGAGGAAAATTTTGAAAAGTCCCCATTGTGGCTTCACGTTGACAAGTTCAGTACAAGAGGTAATCTATCTGATTCCTCTTCAGACAGCGGGACCTACGTGAACTCCTGGGTCATGACGTATTTGTCTCCCTTGCCGGTGCGTATGCTGACGACGGGCAGCTCCCCGGTGCTGGCGTCCAGACCCATCTCAGCGATGTCCTGGCTGAAGACGTTCTTGCTGGCCACCGCAAAGTTCAGCGACTTTCCCTGATCCAGGAAACTCTTGGCCACCTTCATAACCCTGAAGTACACAAACAGGCCCCCCCCCTGATTAGAATCTTCAGACCCAAACTGGGACCTGGCTCTATGGCTCTTTGTGGTTTCAGTTTGGAGTAAATCTAACAGATTTAAGCTGCCTGTACACACACTATAGTATAGACAATTTGGGTGATTGAAGAAGAAACATCCAGCAAATTAACAGTCATGGATAAAAAGAGATGATGGACTTGCTACACGTCATTTTTTATATCCCCATTTAACTAATATCTGTattgaatgaaaaaatataaaaatagcaTCCTCAAAATTAAAAGCAAAAGTGATGGTAATGTTCCCCTATCAACTTAAATTGACACTACACCCAAGTGTGTCCCTGTCGTTTAAAGACTAAAATAGCACATAAAGAATAATATAAGTGTGTAAA
This genomic stretch from Gadus chalcogrammus isolate NIFS_2021 chromosome 9, NIFS_Gcha_1.0, whole genome shotgun sequence harbors:
- the isg20 gene encoding apoptosis-enhancing nuclease is translated as MDASSNRSGTLHTSSPNNYRDLCRKTMMLGVAETAKPNRKRQWKSKSASLKRKRTEFHPESLEINTMVKKSPACFPSTLSLGATRADEAESGQEFRGSQASTSSLHHKVAQRPGAGPALGERWESDSGFSSEASPPVSGRSSPSLCPSPALLVSLDCEMVGTGPRGRCSELARCSILDYSGSVLYDKYISPCQPVTDYRTRWSGIQRHHLLKAVPFAEAREEILCMLEGKVIVGHSIYNDFKALDMCHPCHMVRDVGSSRHVRKLAGFPHNRCLSLKILASKLLDRSIQSGRKGHCSVEDALAALHIYKLVENEMESELWSKTSKSEELPQPGPVSIDHYMQDQYWPEHLTDDGQ